In Streptomyces sp. ML-6, the genomic stretch GCGCCCTCCTCCGTGACGATCGCCGTGACCAGTTCCGGCGGCGTGACGTCGAACGCGGGGTTGTATGCAGGGGTTCCCACCGGCGCCACGGGCACCCCGCCGACGCTGCCGTCCGCCCCTCGCAGCCGCGACGATGTGAACTCCGTCACTTCATTCGCCGCCCGCTGCTCCACGACGATCGACGCGCCGTCCGGGGTGCGCAGGTCGACGGTCGTGGTCGGCGCCACCACGATGAACGGCACGTGGTGGTACTTGGCGAGCACCGCCAGCGGGTAACTCCCCACCTTGTTCGCCACCGACCCGTCCGCGGCGATGCGGTCCGCCCCGATGAGCACGGCGTCCACCTCCCCCGCGGCGAACAGCGAACCCGCGGCATTGTCCGTGAGCAGGTCGTACGGCATGCCGTTGCGTGCCGCCTCGTACGCGGTCAGCCTGGCCCCCTGCAGCAGCGGACGCGTCTCGTCCACCCACAGCCGCCTCAGCCGGCCCTGCCGGTGCGCCCCGAGTGCCACGGCGAAGGCGGTGCCCTCGCCGCCCGAGACGAGCGCCCCCGTGTTGCAGTGCGTCAGCAGCCGGTGCCCGTCCCCGCCGGGCAGCAGTTCGTCCAGCAGGGCGAGGCCGTACCGGGCCATGCGCCCGCTGGCCTCGGCGTCCTCCCGGTGCAGCGCCCGGGCCTCGGCCAGCACCGCCGCCGCGGCCCGCTCCCGGTCCGCGCCCTTCTCGACGGCCCGGCGGTACGCCCCGGCGGCCCGCCGCACCCCGTACCCGAGGTTCACCGCGGTGGGGCGCGCCCGCTCCAGCAGCTCCGCGGCCCGCGCGATGTCATCGCCCCGGGCGGCCGCGAGTGCGACCCCGTAGGCCCCCGCGATGCCCAGCAACGGGGCGCCGCGCACCGCCAGCGTCTGGATCGCCCGCACCAGCTCGGGCACATCGGCACAGCCCAGCTCGACCTCCTCCGCCGGCAGCCGGGTCTGGTCGAGAAGCACCAGCGCAGGTCCTTCCGGAGGCTCGGCCCAGCGGAGTACGGAGGGTGCGGGGGACTCGATGCCCACCGCCGATTGCTCGTCCTGATCAGCCATTCGCCCAGTCTGCCCGGTGAGGCCCCTGCGGATGAAGGTACGAAGGAGATGGAGCGCCCGGTCCATGGCGGGGCGTCGCGTGGCACGATGGCTGCCAACCTGCTGCCCCGATGAGCGGTCAGGACCGTGAAGGAGCGAGAATGAACGACACTCCGGGCTGGGCCTCGCCCGGATCCGCCCCCTCCGAGGGCCAGGGCGCGAACGTCCCCCGGCCTTCCGAGCCCGCCGACGGCAGCAGCCGTGGAGGCAACTGGTCCTCCACCCAGCCGCCCGCAGGGCAGTGGTCCCCACCGAGCGCTCCCGGCACAGGCCCCCACACACCTCCTCCCGCCGGCCGGGGTGCCGGAGGCCCGGGCCCCGGTCCGGGCGGCGGACCGTACGGCCCTGGCTGGGGGCAGCCGCCCGCCGCGGCCAAGCCCGGTGTCATCCCGCTCCGCCCCCTCGGCGTCGGCGAGATCCTCGACGGCGCGGTCTCCACCATGCGCGCCCACTGGCGCACGGTCCTCGGCATCACGCTCACCGTGTCGGTGATCGCCCAGATCGCGATCATCCTCGTACAACGCTTCCTGCTGCCGGACCCCGTGGAGATCGACCCGGACGCCACCGGGCCGGAGGTGCTGCGGCAGGCCGCCGACTCGGCGCAGTCGACCCTGGTCAACAGCCTGCCCTCCGTGCTGATCGGCATGATCGCCACGCTGATCACGACCTCCGTGCTGACCGTGGTGATCAGCCGCTCGGTGCTGGGACGCCCGGTGACGCTCGGCGAGGCGTGGGCCGAGGCCCGGCCCCGGCTCGCTCAGCTCCTGGGGCTGACCCTGCTGCTTGCCCTGATCAGCGCCGCCATCCTGACGGTCGGCATCCTGCCGGGGCTCCTGATCGGCTCCGCCGCCGGCGCGGGACTGGCCCTCATCGGTTTCCTGGCCTCGTCCGCCGTCACCATCTGGCTGATGGTCCGCTTCAGCCTCGCCTCCCCGGCCCTGATGCTGGAGCGGCAGTCGATCGCCGCCTCCATGCGCCGGTCCGCGAAGCTCGTCGGGGGCGCCTGGTGGCGGACCTTCGGCGTCCTGGCCC encodes the following:
- the mtnA gene encoding S-methyl-5-thioribose-1-phosphate isomerase, whose product is MADQDEQSAVGIESPAPSVLRWAEPPEGPALVLLDQTRLPAEEVELGCADVPELVRAIQTLAVRGAPLLGIAGAYGVALAAARGDDIARAAELLERARPTAVNLGYGVRRAAGAYRRAVEKGADRERAAAAVLAEARALHREDAEASGRMARYGLALLDELLPGGDGHRLLTHCNTGALVSGGEGTAFAVALGAHRQGRLRRLWVDETRPLLQGARLTAYEAARNGMPYDLLTDNAAGSLFAAGEVDAVLIGADRIAADGSVANKVGSYPLAVLAKYHHVPFIVVAPTTTVDLRTPDGASIVVEQRAANEVTEFTSSRLRGADGSVGGVPVAPVGTPAYNPAFDVTPPELVTAIVTEEGAVSPVTGAGLAELCARSSQVTIS